One genomic segment of Flavobacteriales bacterium includes these proteins:
- a CDS encoding T9SS type A sorting domain-containing protein, with translation MKRILLFFVTTTFCLSAYSQHKINSIVNTPKKVNNFNQLEESAANTVADSADVIWYEDFREGLDGNNNSIDPSWTTQGSDGAVWEYDLDGSNGDYAGDEPYLLESESADNGWMIFDADGSNAGLPTAAYSNRKGSLTSPYIDLSNDSNVTLSFEHAYRWCCSGSHELTVFINNGSGWLAANSFQVNDLGSVNVLSGTVKVEIIITEMAALNDSVQIRFDWANDAETASHYFWMIDDVKIIKTQPYSSNILTSYNRVPSSYFGGTSYRVMPLEQISQTSYFFGGILENVGFNVIDSIRIDASIESEGFNAESYGYTIESGSRDTMFVNDGFTPSDTGVYFGSITGKDDNYYITTDTLTQRFQVTEYVYARDNGNNVVNFGRYALNGDGNRQFGNVFDIYNTATVYAITLRLSERTTSTATGKIVINTVDPNSGEVSYLTETEVLDLGSQTEEWFDVVLDPPVLLDAGQVVLPTLYAEYNSTDTVYMSTSGSNPNNGESLVQDIDGIQEGIDPGTWLYTTFAPCLRLNFDPSVIGINTDVNEQGNNLKFAIYPNPNKGVFKVQLDLHDTGYIVLEVKSILGQSVYSEQINNAGMINKSLDLSHLKKGVYFISITDDLNSSSTKKITIQ, from the coding sequence ATGAAGCGAATTTTACTGTTTTTTGTAACAACAACTTTCTGTTTGTCGGCATACTCTCAGCATAAAATAAATAGTATAGTTAACACTCCAAAAAAAGTCAATAATTTCAATCAGTTAGAAGAATCTGCAGCAAATACTGTAGCGGATAGCGCTGATGTGATATGGTATGAAGATTTTAGAGAAGGTCTTGACGGAAATAATAACTCCATAGATCCAAGTTGGACTACTCAAGGTTCTGACGGTGCCGTTTGGGAATACGATTTAGACGGATCTAATGGCGATTATGCAGGAGATGAACCTTACTTATTAGAATCTGAATCTGCGGATAATGGATGGATGATTTTTGATGCAGATGGCTCCAATGCTGGACTGCCAACCGCTGCATACTCAAACCGTAAAGGTTCATTGACATCACCTTATATAGATTTGTCAAACGACTCAAACGTAACGCTGTCATTTGAGCATGCATATAGATGGTGCTGCTCTGGATCTCATGAACTTACCGTCTTTATTAATAATGGTAGCGGTTGGTTAGCTGCCAACAGTTTTCAAGTGAATGATTTAGGCTCGGTAAATGTTTTATCAGGAACCGTAAAAGTTGAAATTATAATTACTGAAATGGCTGCACTGAATGACAGTGTTCAAATTCGTTTCGACTGGGCTAATGATGCTGAAACTGCTTCACACTATTTTTGGATGATTGATGATGTTAAAATCATCAAAACCCAACCCTATTCGTCAAATATTTTGACTAGCTACAACAGAGTGCCAAGTTCATATTTTGGAGGAACTTCCTATAGGGTAATGCCACTAGAGCAAATCTCACAAACGTCTTACTTTTTCGGTGGAATTTTAGAAAATGTAGGCTTTAATGTTATTGATAGTATAAGAATTGACGCTTCTATTGAGTCAGAAGGGTTTAATGCTGAAAGCTACGGTTACACTATTGAGTCTGGAAGTAGAGATACTATGTTTGTTAATGATGGTTTTACTCCTTCAGATACGGGTGTTTATTTTGGTTCAATTACAGGAAAAGACGACAATTACTATATTACAACAGACACTCTAACACAAAGATTTCAAGTTACAGAATATGTTTACGCCAGAGATAACGGTAATAATGTGGTGAATTTTGGAAGATATGCACTAAATGGAGATGGAAATAGACAATTTGGAAATGTTTTTGATATCTATAATACAGCAACAGTATATGCCATAACGTTAAGATTGAGTGAACGAACTACTTCTACAGCTACAGGAAAAATCGTTATTAATACCGTTGACCCAAATTCTGGAGAAGTGAGTTACCTAACTGAAACTGAAGTATTAGACTTAGGTTCTCAAACCGAAGAGTGGTTTGATGTAGTTTTAGATCCTCCAGTACTTTTAGATGCTGGCCAGGTGGTTCTTCCAACTTTATATGCCGAATACAATAGTACAGATACTGTGTACATGAGTACCTCTGGAAGCAACCCTAATAATGGTGAAAGCCTTGTACAGGATATTGATGGTATTCAAGAAGGTATTGACCCTGGTACATGGCTATACACTACCTTTGCCCCATGCTTAAGGCTAAATTTTGACCCAAGTGTGATTGGTATAAACACAGATGTAAATGAGCAAGGAAATAATCTGAAATTTGCAATTTATCCGAATCCAAATAAGGGTGTATTTAAAGTGCAATTAGACTTGCATGATACTGGTTATATTGTACTTGAAGTAAAAAGTATATTAGGGCAATCTGTGTATAGTGAACAAATAAACAATGCAGGCATGATTAATAAGTCACTTGATTTAAGTCACCTCAAAAAAGGCGTTTATTTTATTTCAATAACGGATGACTTAAACTCTTCATCAACTAAAAAGATTACAATTCAGTAA